The DNA region AGTCATCGCCGCCATCGACAGCAGGATTCCCAGCGGGTCGATCCGACCCGGATCGGGGTCGCTGCTCTCCGACAGCAGCCGCAGTCCGCCGATCAGCAGCGGCACGAGGACGGGCACCGCGATGAGGAACACGGCTCCCCACCAGAAGTGCTCGAGCAGGATGCCGCCGACGACGGGTCCGAGCGCGGATCCGGCGGAGAAGGCGGCGGCCCACACCGCGATGGCCAGGCGACGCTGGTCGCGATTGCGGAACACGGAGCGCAGCAGCGACAGGGTGGACGGCATGAGCATCGCCCCGAACACGCCCAGGACCGCGCGGGCGGCGATGAGGAGCCCCGCCGTCGGCGCAAAGGCCGCGATCGCGGACGTCACCGCGAAACCCGTCGCTCCGATCAGCAGCATCCGTCGCCGTCCGAACCGGTCTCCCAGCACCCCCATCGTCACGAGGAGACCTGCGAGCACGAGCGAGTAGACGTCGATGATCCACAGCTGCTCGGTGCCGCTGGGCGCCAGCGCCAGCGAGATCTCGGGGATCGCGAAGGCCAGCACCGTGTTGTCGACCGACACGAGCAGCACGGGCAGCATCAGCACGATCAACGCCGCCCAGCCGCGCGCTCCCACGCGCGGGCCGTCCTCGTGCAGGAGCGGGATCGTCCCCGTCGTGGACATGACGCGCCTTCCCATTACTTAACCGTCCAGATGGTATAGTAACACAGACAGGAACCATGACCGTCAGAGTCGGAGGCACCATGCCGCGCCCACCGCTGGCCCGCGAACGCGTACTGGACGCGTACGAGGACCTGCTCATCGCCGAGGGTGAGCGCGCGGCGACGCTCGACGCCGTCGCCAAGGCCGCCGAGGTGTCCAAGGGCGGGCTACTCTATCATTTCCCCTCGAAGGACGACCTGGCGGCCGGTCTCGCAGAGCGCCTGGCCGCCCTGACCGCCGCCGACCTGGCGCGCATGCGCGCCGCCGCGGAGGGTCCCATCGCCTACTACATCCGAACCTCGGTGATGGAGGACGACGCGCTCGATCGCGCCCTCATCGCCACCACACGGCTCGCACAGGGCGGCTCATCCGCCGCATCCGCAGCGCTGCGCGAATCCCGCCGGTTGTGGGCGGAGGCCATCCGCCCCCACGTGCGCGACGAGGCCGCGCTGGATCTGGTGATGCTTCTCAGCGACGGACTGTACTTCAACAACTCGCTCGCCGACCCCGACGGCGACCCCGGCGACAGCGTCCCGTCGGGTGCCGCGCTCGCGCGGCTCATCGAGCTGGTTCAGACCTCGGTGATCTCCACCTGACGGAACAGGTCGGCATCGATGGCGGCGCTGATCTCGGCCAGCAGCTCGTCGGTCACCGGCGAGTCCAGCGTCAGCACGCTGAGCGCCTGCGCGCCCGCAGCCTCACGCGCGACCTGCATGCCGGCGATGTTGATGCCCGCCTCACCGAACTTCTGGCCGAAGACGGCCACAATGCCGGGGCGGTCGGTGTACATCATGACGACGTGGTGCTTCTCGATGGGCAACTCGATGGCGTGGTCGTTGATGGCGACGAGCTTCTCGACCTGCTTGGGACCGGTCAGCGTGCCGGACACCGACAGCTGCGAGCCGTCCGAGAGCGCACCGCTCAGTGTGATGACGTTGCGGTACTCCTCGCTCACGTCGTCCTTGAGCAGCCGCACGGTCACACCGCGCTGGTCGGCCAGCAGCGGGGCGTTGACGTACGACACGGTGTCACTGACGATGTTCGTGAAGACGCCCTTGAGCGCGGCGAGCTTCAGCACGCTCACGTCGTAGTCGTTCAGCTCGCCGTGCACCTCGACGTCCAGGCTGGTCAGCGGCGACTGCGAGAGCGCCGAGAAGATCTGGCCGAGCTTCTCCACCAGCGCGATGCCGGGACGCACGTACGGGTCGATGACACCGCCCGCGACGTTGACGGCATCCGGCACCAGGTCTCCGCCCAGCGCGAGGCGCACCGAGCGCGCCACCGACACACCGGCCTTCTCCTGCGCCTCGACGGTGCTGGCGCCCAGGTGCGGGGTGACGACGACGTTCGGCAGGCTCAGCAGCGCGTGGGCGGTGCTGCCCTCCGCCGGCGGCTCGGACGTGAACACGTCCAGACCCGCACCGGCGATCTCACCGGCGACGAGCGCCTCGTACAGATCGGCCTCGTCGATCAGGCCGCCGCGGGCGACGTTCACGATGAAGGCGGTCTTCTTCATCGCGGCGAACTGCGCGGCGCCGATCATGCCCGTCGTCTCGGGGGTCTTGGGCATGTGGATGGTGATGAAGTCGGACTCGGCGGCGAGCTCGTCCAGCGACACCAGCTGCACGCCCAGCTGCTGCGCACGAGAGCTCGTGACATACGGGTCGTAGGCGATCACGCGCATGTCGAAGGCGTTCATCCGCGCGGCGACGAGCGCACCGATGCGGCCGAGCCCCACGATGCCGATGGTCTTCTCGAACAGCTCGGCGCCCGTGAACGAGCTGCGCTTCCACGCCCCGCCGGACAGCGACGCGTTCGCGGCCGGGATGCGGCGGGCGAGGCTGAGGATGTGACCGATGGTCAGCTCCGCGGCGGAGACGATGTTGGAGGTCGGTGCGTTGACGACCATGACGCCCGCGGCCGTGGCCGCCTTGATGTCGACGTTGTCCAGGCCCACGCCCGCGCGGGCGATGACCTTGAGGTTGGGGGCGTGCGACAGCGCCTCGGCATCGACCTTCGTCGCGGAGCGGACGAGCACGGCATCCGCGTCGGCGAGGGCGGCGAACAGCGCCTCCCGGTCCGTGCCGTCCACCTGCCGCACGTCGAAGTCGGGGCCGAGGGCCTCGACCGTGGCGGGAGAGAGGACCTCGGCGAGGAGGACGACGGGCTTGGACGCTGACTGGTTCGACACAGATATCCTTCGGGGCATCACACGGTGGAGGGCGGTCGATGCGCCGCACGCCGTCGGGGCACGATCGGGACACACATTACCGCAGGCCGACGACCCGTCCCGACCATGTGTCGCCCGGGGCACGGATGCAAGGGCCTCCGCTCGGCGCGAAACGTCAGCCCAGCAGCGTCGTCGCGTTGCGCAGCGTGTAGCTGAGCGTGTCGAGCCAGAACACGGCACTGAGACCGAGACCGGCCAGCATCACGAGCAGGAAGACGCCCAGCGTCCGACGGCGCGTGACCGCCAGCACCGCGACGAAGACGACGACCGGCAGCACAACGGGCAGCAGGAGCAGGATCCACGCCGTCCCGACGATCCCGATCTGCGCGAACTGGATGAGCTGGAACACCGCCGTCCACACGATGAACGCATACGCTAGCCCCAGGATGCCGGTGAGCACGCCGCGCAGCACCCGGCCAGGGCGTGACGTCGGCATGGGGGTCATGGAGTCAGCGCTCACAGCACGCCCCCTCCCCCGGCGACGACGAACGGCCAGGGCACCAGCAGCAGCGCGCCCAGGACGAGTGCGGCCATCCGCACCCACGTCTTCGCGTGGCGTGTGGCCACGACGGATGCCGAGAACCACAGCGCCGGGGCGAGCACGGCCGCCCACAGTCCGGCCTGGTACAGCGGCGCGGGGAGCAGGATCGCCGCACTGCCGTGCACACCGGTCCCGCCGAGGAACCACCCGATGGTGTACAGCAGATACACGCCGCCGAGGACGCCGAGCATCACCAGGCTCACCGTGCTCAGCGCCTGCGGCTCGTCGGACGTCGCGGTCGCCGCGCCGGATCCGGTCACGGGATCCTCGGCGAGTGCGCCCCCGGATACCGGGTCCGTCACGTGCTCGAGGCTCGGAGCAGAGGGCGCCGCCGTCTCCTCCGCCGCGGCGGACTCCCTGCGACGCGGCTCGGAGCGGAGCCCCTCGAGCTCGTCATCGCCCTCCCAGCTGAGCGCGTCGTCATCGCCGTCGGATCTCATGTCTCCAGCGTACCGACACGGAGGTCGCCCCCTCCCACTAGGCTCGGGGGCGACACCACACCGGGAGGAAACGTGGCACAGAGCAGTGAGAAGGACGTCCAGCAGGAGTCCGCGGCATCCGCCGCCGACCGCACCTGGACGCCGACGGCGGAGGCGAAGAAGAAGGCGACCACGTTCCGGTGGATCGCCGTCGCGCTGTGGGCGCTGGCGATCGCCGGAGAGGCGGTCGGGATCTTCTGGCTGCTGCGGCAGCGCGTCGTCACCACCGAGGGTGGACTCGAGCGCGACCCCGAGACCGGTCTGCTGCAGGAGCAGGTCGCCGCCTCGTCCTTCCCGCAGTGGGCGTTCATCACCCTGCTCGTGCTGCTGGTGGTCATCGCGGCGCTCTCGATCACGGGCTCCGTGCTGTGGAAGAAGGCCAACCGCCTCGACCCCGCCAGGAAGTCCGACACGTTCCGATTCTTCGTGCAGAACCAGCTCGGTGCGATCATCGCGATCATCGCGTTCGTGCCGCTGATCATCCTCATCTTCCTCAACAAGGACATGGACAAGGGCCAGAAGGCCACTGCGGGCATCGCCGGCATCGTGCTGGCGGCCATCGCCGCATACTTCGGAGCGGACTTCACCCCGGCATCCGTCGAGCAGTACACCGCCGATCAGTCCACCGTCATCCAGCTGCTCGGCCAGGACGAGGTCACCTGGGTGTCCGGCGGGTCGGTCTACCACGTGTGCGACGAGGTCTCCGACA from Microbacterium soli includes:
- the serA gene encoding phosphoglycerate dehydrogenase — translated: MSNQSASKPVVLLAEVLSPATVEALGPDFDVRQVDGTDREALFAALADADAVLVRSATKVDAEALSHAPNLKVIARAGVGLDNVDIKAATAAGVMVVNAPTSNIVSAAELTIGHILSLARRIPAANASLSGGAWKRSSFTGAELFEKTIGIVGLGRIGALVAARMNAFDMRVIAYDPYVTSSRAQQLGVQLVSLDELAAESDFITIHMPKTPETTGMIGAAQFAAMKKTAFIVNVARGGLIDEADLYEALVAGEIAGAGLDVFTSEPPAEGSTAHALLSLPNVVVTPHLGASTVEAQEKAGVSVARSVRLALGGDLVPDAVNVAGGVIDPYVRPGIALVEKLGQIFSALSQSPLTSLDVEVHGELNDYDVSVLKLAALKGVFTNIVSDTVSYVNAPLLADQRGVTVRLLKDDVSEEYRNVITLSGALSDGSQLSVSGTLTGPKQVEKLVAINDHAIELPIEKHHVVMMYTDRPGIVAVFGQKFGEAGINIAGMQVAREAAGAQALSVLTLDSPVTDELLAEISAAIDADLFRQVEITEV
- a CDS encoding DNA polymerase III subunit gamma/tau, giving the protein MRSDGDDDALSWEGDDELEGLRSEPRRRESAAAEETAAPSAPSLEHVTDPVSGGALAEDPVTGSGAATATSDEPQALSTVSLVMLGVLGGVYLLYTIGWFLGGTGVHGSAAILLPAPLYQAGLWAAVLAPALWFSASVVATRHAKTWVRMAALVLGALLLVPWPFVVAGGGGVL
- a CDS encoding helix-turn-helix domain-containing protein translates to MPRPPLARERVLDAYEDLLIAEGERAATLDAVAKAAEVSKGGLLYHFPSKDDLAAGLAERLAALTAADLARMRAAAEGPIAYYIRTSVMEDDALDRALIATTRLAQGGSSAASAALRESRRLWAEAIRPHVRDEAALDLVMLLSDGLYFNNSLADPDGDPGDSVPSGAALARLIELVQTSVIST